The genome window ACTTCTCCATACATTTGGATAAAACGCCTATAACTATCGAGAGCAAACCTTCTATTTTGAGAGGCATGGGCTAAGAAGTCCAAAGTATTTTCATTGAGTCCAAGATTAAGGATGGTATCCATCATGCCAGGCATAGAAACTGGAGCCCCGGAACGTACAGACACGAGAAGGGGGTACGGTCCTCCATCCCATTTTTTACCAGCTTTCTGTTCCAAACGCTCGACAGCCTTCTCTACATGCGGCCAAATTGTATCTATGAAAGAATTATCTTCTGTCAGAAACTTGAGACACGCCTCTGTCGAGACGATAAAACCAGGAGGTACAGGCAGACCATTCTGTACCATTTGAGCAAGATTTGCCCCCTTACCTCCCAGTACATTTTTCATAGACGCATTGCCTTCCTCAAAATCATACACATACTTTTTGAGGTTCTCTTTTTTCATGGCGCTACCCACCTCCTAATAGATACGGAGGACTTAATGCCTGATGTACGCCAATATTTCTTGTGAAGTTTCTTCTAAAGCACGACCTGTGACATTAAAAATTCTAGCGCCAAGGGCAGTCATAATTGAATTCGCGTAGTCGAGTTCTTCATAAACCTTTTCTCGTCTAGTATAGTCCGATTCCTCAGGATCAAGTCCTAATATAGCTAAACGTTTCACTCGAATATCAATTAGATACTCTGGATCTATAGTCAAACCTATAATACGGGATGAATCGATTTTAAAAAGCTCCTCAGGAGGAGCGAGTCCTGGAACAAGAGGCACATTAGCTGTTTTTATCCCCTTATGAGCAAGATACATTGAAAGAGGGGTTTTACATGTTCTAGAAACGCCGAGAATAACAAGTTCTGCCTCTGGTAAAAGATACGTATTGCTTCCATCATCACAACTAATAGTAAATTCTACTGCTTTGACACGTTTGAAGTATTCTTCGTCCATAACATGGGAAAGCCCTGGTTTTTCTAGAGGATCCTTACCTAAAATATCAGAAAGAGTATTAAGTAAGGGACCAAATACATCTATAACATCAACATTCATAACGTTGCCATTTTCAATAACCCAATGACGTACAGCTTTATCCACAAGGGTACAGATCAGAACTGCATTCTTTGAAGCCGCCATCTCCAAAACATTTTGCGCCTTTTCAATGCTATTTACATAGCGGAAACGATGGAGTTTAACTCTAGATGGTTGAAATTGGCTCGTTGCCGCCCGGGTAACTCCCTCAACTGTTTCCCCTGTAAAATCTGATACGACAAATACTTCAAGTGGTTCTTTTACTTCTAACATACACCTTACCCCCGAAGAAGATCCATGATCTCTTGAGCATTCTCTTCAACTGCTCTCCCCGTTACATCATATATTCTGCAATTTAATTGCGACATGATGTTATGGGCATATTCAAGCTCTCGCTTAACACGTTCCCTATTAGCATAGGCTGAAGCTGCGGGATCAAGTCCCAGCAGCTTCAGCCTTTCTTCTCGAATTTGTGTCAACTTGCGAGGATCTATTATCAGACCTACCAACCGATCCTTAGACACAGAAAAAACTTCCTGAGGAGGATCTACTTCAGGTATTAAAGGAACATTTGCCACTTTAAATCCACGATTAGCAATATACATTGAAAGAGGGGTCTTTCCCGTTCTTGAAACGCCTAGTATAACAAGATCGGCCATCGGCAATGCAGACGGATTTCGACCGTCATCACACTGAATTGCAAACTCAACTGCCTTTACTCGCCTAAAATATTCTTCATCCATGCGACGATTCAGCCCAGGAGATTCCAAAGCAGCTTCTCCCAATCGCATTTCAAGAAGATCAAGAATAGGACCAAGGAGATCAACAAAGGGTACTCCCAATTTTTGAGCTCTCATAGCCATAGATCGTCTTATGCTTTTATTGACCAAAGTACAGACAAGCACAGGACGAGCTAAAGCTGCTTTCTGAAGAATATCTTTTACCTTATCCTCAGAATCAACGTACCTGAAACGAGTAACCTGGCTAAAAGATGATTCAAACTGACTCATCGCAGCATGTGCAACATGTTCTGCGGTTTCCCCAGTAGAATCTGAAACAATAAATAACGACAGAGAGCTCACGTTTTCCCTCCTAATTTTTCAAAACACCTAAATCCCCAACTTCTCGGAAAATACCATTACAACGAGAAAGCAAAGCTAATCTGTTTTGTCTGACATCAAGATCTTTATCCATAATCATAACATCATCAAAGAAAACAGTAATACGAGGAGAAAGTCTCGTGAGAAGTGACATTAACTCATCCCAATCATACTTTTGCAATGCTTCCTCTACGAGTGGCTGCATTTCGTTCATTTCATCAAAGAGAGCCTTTTCCACGTCTTTCTGGAAAAGAGGCGTGTTAACATCAGAAGAAACATCCTCAGCCTTTGACAATATATTTCTCACGCGAACAGCTGCTGTTACAAGATCCACGAACCATTCTTCGCTTTTTACTTTGTTTACAACGTTCAAGAAACGTAGAACCTGTAAAGGTCTTCTTCCAGTCACTGAAATAGCAAGAGACACAAGATCGTGTTCGAATCCCTTTTCTTTCAGCTGTACATGCAAACGTTGCTCAAAGAAAGTCCAAACCTGCTCCATAATTTCAGAAGATACGTCAGCATCTTTTCCAGCCTGCTCCATAATATTCAAAAGATCAATATCAAGATTAAGTCCCCATATAATTTCATTGATGCATCTAGCAGCACGCCTGAGGGCGTAAGGATCTTGAGATCCTGTAGGCTGTAATCCAACCTTATGGCAGTTTACTATCACGTAAACACGTTCGGCTATTCCAAGGAGAGCACCTACAGTATCAGAAGGAACAACATCGCCTGCAAATTTAGGTAAATACTGTTCATAAATAGCTTTGGCAACCCTTTCCGGTTCCCCATTACGTAAAGCATATTCTCTTCCCATAACCCCCTGAAGTTCAGGGAACTCATAGACCATATTCGTCAACAAATCACACTTAGAAAGCCATGCAGCACGATCTACCAATTTTGCAACGTCAGAATATCCCTGAGTTTCACAAATATATTTTGCCAATTTTTGAGTTGCCATCATCTTATCGTAAAGAGTTCCTAATTTTTCCTGATAGAGAATATCCTTCAATTCTTCTACTCGGCTTGCCAAAGATTTCTTCTGATCTTCGGTCCAGAAGAACGAAGCATCCTCTAATCTAGCTCTAAGAACCCGTTCATTCCCTTCACGCACAACACCCATATTGGTGGCTCTATTGTTACTTACTCCTACAAAATATGGCATCAATTTTCCCGATTCGTTTCTGACTGGGAAATATTTCTGATGTTTTTTCATACTTGTAGTAAGAACCTCTTCTGGAATTTCAAGGAATTTTTTGTCAAAAGACCCATAAAAAGGAACCGGAAACTCCACAAGATACAAGTTTTCTTCCACTAATTCAGGATCTAATTCGACCTTTCCACCTATCTCTTTTTCAAGAGCATTGATACCAGAGATCATTTTCTGTTTTCTCTTCTCTTGGTCTACGATAACGTAATTATCGTAAAGTTTTTCCATAAATTCAGCTGCATCATTGATCTCTATATTTCTAGCACCCATAAAGCGATGGCCCCGAGTAACATTACCGCTCTGTATACCACCATAATTAAATGGAATGACTGTACTATCAAGCAAAGAAACAATCCATCTGATAGGTCGTGCAAACTTAACAGTCGAATCAGACCAATACATATTTTTGGGAAAGACAAGCTGATTTATAACTGAAGGCAATATTTCAGGAAGTAACTCCTGAACAGGATTCCCTTGCTCGGAAATAACAGCAAAAGCATATCGCACTCCATCAACTTCTTTGGGGAGCAGATTTTCATACTCGACTCCCTTGCTTTTTGCAAAGCCCAAAGCTGCTTTTGTCGGATTCCCATTTGCATCAAAAGCAGAATCCCATGTAGGGCCTTTATAGTTCATAACCTTATCGTCCTGCTTTTCTTCTATATCACGCACAACTAAAGCCATACGACGAGGTGTTCCATAAGCAGCTACCCGCCCATATTTGATACGTGCAGCATCAAACTCTTTTTCTACGTTGTTCACAAGTGTATCTAACGCATTGGGAAGAAAGCGAGAAGGGATTTCTTCTGTTCCTATTTCCAATAAAAGATTTTTATATGCCATGAGTCTTCACCTCTTCCTAAACCTAACGAGAGAATTTATTCATAAAGGGATAGTTCATTTCTTCCCGTTTTGCTGCGTACTCTTCACAGCAACGACTTGCCAATGTCCGTATACGAGAAATATAGCCGGTACGCTCTGTTACACTGATGGCATTTCGCGCATCAAGAAGGTTGAAGGTATGAGAACATTTCAAGACATAGTCATAAGCAGGGAGAATGTATCCTTTAGCAAGAATATGATTCGCTTCAGCCTCATACATAGCGAAAAGTTTAAAAAGCATATCTGTATCAGCTATTTCGAAATTGTAATGGGAAAATTCCACTTCATCCCAGTGGTGGATATCTCCATACGTTACATCGTTGACCCAGGCAAGGTCATATACATTCTCAACTTTTTGAACAAACATGGCGATCCGCTCAATTCCATAAGTCAATTCTGCCGGAACAAGAGCCATGTCTACGCCACCAACTTGCTGGAAATAGGTGAACTGAGTAACTTCCATTCCATCAAGCCATACTTCCCATCCTAGTCCCCATGCACCAACTGTCGGGGATTCCCAGTCATCTTCAACAAAGCGTATATCATGTTCCTCAGGCTCTATACCTAAAGCACCAAGACTGGCAAGATATATCTCCTGTATATTATCTGGCGCCGGCTGAACAATAACCTGATACTGATAATAATGTTGTAACCTGTTCGGATTTTCTCCATAACGTCCATCTGTCGGTCTTCTTGAAGGCTCGACATATGCTACTTTCCACGGTTCTGGGCCAAGCACCCGTAAAGCAGTTGCAGGGTTCATAGTACCTGCACCTACCTCTATATCATACGGTTGCTGAATGACACATCCCTGTTCAGCCCAAAAACGCTCAAGGCGAAAAATAATTTCTTGAAAGTTCACACCAAAGACCTCCCTTTCAACGAACCCTGCATTTCTTCCTGTATATTTAATTTTCTAATTATTTTTTTCTAAAAGAAATTTCAACCGCTCTATTTGAGCCTTTAAAAAAACGCCCTCCATTGAAAATTCCTGAGCAGGCAGACTTTTACGAGAAATCAACGCCGCCACCTGGAGAGCTTTCAAATCATTATAAGGAACAACTCCACCCACTTTATTGGAACAACGAGAACAAAGTAACCCTGTTTCTGACCAAAAAGCTTCGGATGTAAGTTCTTTACCACATTGCTCACAAGAAAACAAATCTGGAGCTTCCCCACGAATATGCAGCCATCTCCATAAAAGACGCCACGAAAGCAAAAGGGGATCTACTCCATCACTCAAAGAACGCATCGTCCAATATAGTAAGGCAAGCAAACTATCTTCTGCAATTCCAGAACATGTATAACGAGCAATCAGCCTATTCCATTGCAATCCAACAGAAAGTTTTTGCGCATCAAGACGCAATTTCCACATATCGTCTTTAATATCAATAGATTTGACATAAAAACGCTTAGGCCCCTTATAAAGGTTAAAAGAACCCCATGTGAGAGGTTCTGTGGCGCCGCCAAATCGAACTCGTCCTCGAGCCGAACCTGGTGCTTGAGCCCAAACTGGCCCTATCTTTTTTAAAAAAAGTTGTAAAGACATATCGCCTTCAGCACTTATTGTGCGACGCAAAACTATTCCAGAACTAGAAAAAAGGCCTTGCGTTAAAAAATCCACAGCGATAGTATCACCTTCCTGTATATCCCATCCTCCGAAGTTCACTTTCTGACTGCCGCCATCCTGGGCGAACTTTAACCCAGAGATCAAGAAAAACCTTATGGCCTGTCATTTTCTCCAGATCAGCACGGGCATAGCTTCCTATTTCTTTTATTTTACGTCCCTTTTTTCCTATAATGATCGTCTTTTGACCATCTCTCTCTACAACAAGATTCGCACGTATATAAAGGACATCTCTCTCCGGGTATTCATCAGGACTCTTATACTCTTCTATCTCTACAGCCAAACTATGTGGAACCTCTTCATGAGTCAGGCGTAAAACCTTTTCTCTGATTATCTCTCCAGCTAAAAAACGCTCAGGACTATCAGTAAGAACCTCTTCGTCATACCACGGGAAGCCTTCAGGTAGCCTTTTTTTAATAGTTTGTACAAGACGTTCTATATTATACCCTTTTTTTGCTGAGACTCCCAAGACCTCTGCAAAAGGCAACATTTCTTGAAAGATAGATATCACCTTGTTAAGCCTTTTTTTACTTTCTTGTACCCTGTCAGCTTTGTTGATGACAAGTAAAATAGGCGTAGTAACTTCTTTAAGAATATCTACAATTCGTTCGTCTTCTGGGGAAAGTTTGCTATCCTCTGCCTCTACTACATAGAGGATCAAATCAGCATTTTCGAGAGAACGTATAGCTGCGGTTACTAAGGCTTCGCCTAATTTATGCCTTGGCTTATGAATCCCAGGAGTATCTGTAAAAACAATTTGAAGTCCAGGTTCATTATAAATTCCATGTATGGCATTTCTCGTTGTTTGAGGTTTCTCTGAAACAATAGATACCTTATACGTAAGAATAGCATTTAATAGAGAAGATTTTCCTACGTTAGGACGCCCTACAATAGGTACTATCCCAAATTTAAAATCCATTTCTTCCATTAGTCTTGTAAGTCCTCTCTGCCAAAAGGATAAGGGAAAAGTTCGCGTAACGAAACTATCTGCAGCTTGTTTTCTCCATTTTCAAACACCAGAATCATTTCAGGATTAAACTCCCACAACACTTGACGGCACGCTCCACATGGATAACAAGGTTTCCCCTTTGTCCCTACAACGGCAAGCGCAAGGGGGGATTTTTCTCCGCGAGCAACCATCTGTACAATTGTGCTTCTTTCTGCGCAAAGAGTAAGGCTGTAAGAAGAATTTTCTACATTACATCCAGTGATTATGTTATCGTCACTTAAAAGCAAAGCTGCTCCCACAGCAAAATGTGAGTAGGGAGAATATGAAAAAAACTGGACCTCCCTCGCCGCCCCCATAAGAAGCTCAGGAGTAACGGCAAGAGAAGGCCAGGGAGAATTTATATTATTCGTCATCTTCTTGGATGTCATCTTTTAATACCTCATGAAACCTCAAAAGTTTTATGCGGTGATCTTCCACATCAAGAACCTCTATCTCCCATTTCCCATATTGAAGAATGGCACCTTTTTCAGGGAAGCCTCCGGTTAAAGCGAGAATAAGACCACCGACACTTTCTGCATCTTCTGATTCAAACGAGTAATTCAATATTTCACTAAGATCTTCTAAACTTACATTTGCCTGGACAAGATAGTTGCCACCCGTCTCTTTTAATACGGGCGCAGTTTCTGAATCGTATTCGTCTTGTATTTCACCAACTATCTCTTCAAGAAGATCTTCCAGCGTAACGAGACCTGCTGTTCCCCCATATTCATCGACAACTATGGCCATATGGACATGTCTATTTTTCATAATATTAAACACATCTACAATTTTCATTGTTTCAGGCACGAAGAGAGCATCTCTCTTAAGTTTGGAAACAGGCTCTTCACTCATTCCTGAATAAAGATACGGGATGGTATCTTTCACATAGAGAATTCCTTCAATATCATCGAGGCTTTCTCCGTATACGGGAACTCTGGAATGTCCGAACTCCTGAAAAATGCTAACTGATTCTCCTATTGTTGCGTTACTGGCAATAGCGTTCATGTCTGTCCTTGGAATCATAATCTCATAGACACGAGTCTCTTCGAAAGAGATAATACCATGAATCATCTTGCGCTCCACTGCTTCGAGAGCACCAGATGCTTCTCCAATATTAACCATTTGTTCTATTTCTTCTCTTGTCACAAAGGGATGTTGCGTCTTTAAATCCACTCCAAAAAGAAGGCCTATCATCCGCACAAAATGATTCATGATCCATATGAAAGGTGCGAAGATCAGACCAAGGAAACGCAATATAGGAAGAGTGACAAGCAGAATTGATTCTGATTTTATAATAGCTATACTTTTTGGCAAAATTTCACCAAAAATGACAATGACCACAGTCATAATGATAACTGCACCAAAAACACCTTTATGACCGAACAAGATAATTGCCAATGAAGTTGCTACAGCACTCGCTGCTATATTAACAAGGTTGTTTGAAACAAGAGTAATAGTAAGAGCACGTTGTGTATCTCCCACTAACCATTGGAAAAAACGACGTTGAAATGGATGGCGTTCTTGCAACGCAAGCAACTTTCCCCTTCCCGCTGCTGTTATCGCTGTTTCTGCACTACTAAAAAACGCAGAAAGGAGTAGCAAAAACAGAAGAAAGAAACCATATCTCATGGCAGACAGAGGAATATCCACTAGAGAATCAGTCCTCCTTCTATAGGGGAAACACCCTGTCTCTGTTCAGAACACCAATTTTCGCGAATTCTAAATTGAAGGTTCCACATTGCTTCTTTTTTTTCTTCCGTGTCATGATCCAATCCTAAAAGGTGAAGGAATCCATGTGCCACCATTAAATAAAGTTCTTCAATAAACGACACATTGTTTTGGCTGGCATTTTCCCTAACAATTTCTTCACAAATGAGGATATCCCCTAATGGCAGAATATCCCATCCTTGAGGAGGGAGAAACTCTCCATTTTCTTCCCACATAGGGAAAGAAAGGACATCTGTTGGTTCGTCTATCTCGCGATATTCCCTGTTCTTTTCTTGCATTTCTGATGGGGAAACAATAGAAATAGAAACTTCAGCCTCTTGGTCATCATACTTTTCCGGGAAGAGATGGTTGACAACCCTCTCCAATATTTCCTCGCGGCCCTCTAATTTTCTAAGGGCCTTACTACTTTCAGATTCTCCTTCATCAATATTGTCAAGACATAAATGAACCTTCACGTGTTACGCCTCCTGTTAATTTTCATTTTTTAGATTCTCCTGAGTCAGCTCAGGAGTGGTATCCTTTTTATCCTCTTCTTCTGAGGATTGAATTTCTTTTACCTTACGACCATGATAAACTGATTGCAATGCATAAATCAAGGCTTCTTTAATCTCTGATAAATCTTTTAAAGTAAAATCTACGTTATCAAGCTGGCCTTCCGCAACCTTGGAATCAATAACTCCTGATATCACTTTTTCCAAGTCTTGTATTCCAGATATATTTTTTCTATCTGCGCGAACAGCAGCTTCAACTGAATCCGCTAGCATTAATAGTGCCGTCTCTCTGCATGAGGGACGAGGGCCGGGATAACAAAACTGCTCTCGTGGTAATTTTTCACCTTGTGAATTTGATTTACGGTAAAAATAAGAAAGACACGTTGTACCATGGTGTTCAGCTATAAATTGACGTAATTTCGCGGGCAAATGATATTCATTGGCTATTTCAAGACCTTCCCTTACGTGTGCAATAATAACTAACGCAGAAAGGGATGGGGTCAGCTCGTCATGAATATTTTCCCCTTCCATCTGGTTTTCCACAAAGAAATGAGGTCGACGTAATTTCCCTATATCATGGTAATAAGCACCAGCCCTTATAAGATACGCATTCATACCCAACCTATCAGCCGCAGTTTCTGCTAAAGTCCCAACCATAAGCGAGTGATGATATGTTCCAGGGGCCTCTATTTGAAGTTTTTTGAGTAAAGGCTGAGTGGGATACGAAAGCTCCATAAGGCGCAAGGGAGACATGATATCAAAGAAATTTTCCCATATAGGGAGAAAAGCAATAACCACCGTTCCCCACAAGGCTTCTGCCAAGCATGAGATCAAAAAGACCTGCCACGTTAATTCCAATGAAATCGCCCATCGTGCAAATATTCCCGCAAAAACAGGAAGAAGGCCTGCAATAAAAAGTTGCCTCCATAAGTGACTTCTCGAATGCACATCTCTAAAGAAGAAGCGTCCTGTCATAGCTGCAGTAAGCCCCATAAAACTGACAAGCACAATTTCAGAGGTAGAAAAAGCTGACATGAGTATTGACGCAATAATAGAGGCACCAAAGATAACCTGAAATCCTAAAGAAAAGGGCAGTACAAGATAGGCCCATCCCGTAAGGGTAACGATAGCAACTCCTCGCGCCCCTAAAAGGCCTGAAATATACTCAGCAAACCAATAAGCACCAACAACACACGCTATATAGATTTCATTGAGGTCATAGTTTTGCCCTCCTGAAGCAAAAGCAGGCAAGCGAATCCAAAAAGGCCAACACAGTATAAGGAGAAAAGAAAGAGTAAAAATTTTCCATGGGAAATGCTGTTGTAAATATCCTTGCGAAAGAAGGATGCGAGCAAGCTGGGGAGTAATAATTTCTCCCTTC of Aminobacterium sp. MB27-C1 contains these proteins:
- a CDS encoding HD family phosphohydrolase; the protein is MSNGISSFKFLKKLKRLKSRLMEGEGTVRLYSVILLVLFAVMLLSVRWFFDEGRYGFVEGHPAPRAYLAISPMKYVDEDKTKLLRDRVQNTISGVLVRDSDALNSMTTQFKMLEAGDLEGAMISKDLVTLLNQLPKTKKETALKAVAKIGFNILLKENNADTFSNPTPEALWLEIESLDLPMDLNNLIYQLLEDVLRPAVKVDEELTQNLRSDLASSLKPIEQYLKVGDVIVEKGEIITPQLARILLSQGYLQQHFPWKIFTLSFLLILCWPFWIRLPAFASGGQNYDLNEIYIACVVGAYWFAEYISGLLGARGVAIVTLTGWAYLVLPFSLGFQVIFGASIIASILMSAFSTSEIVLVSFMGLTAAMTGRFFFRDVHSRSHLWRQLFIAGLLPVFAGIFARWAISLELTWQVFLISCLAEALWGTVVIAFLPIWENFFDIMSPLRLMELSYPTQPLLKKLQIEAPGTYHHSLMVGTLAETAADRLGMNAYLIRAGAYYHDIGKLRRPHFFVENQMEGENIHDELTPSLSALVIIAHVREGLEIANEYHLPAKLRQFIAEHHGTTCLSYFYRKSNSQGEKLPREQFCYPGPRPSCRETALLMLADSVEAAVRADRKNISGIQDLEKVISGVIDSKVAEGQLDNVDFTLKDLSEIKEALIYALQSVYHGRKVKEIQSSEEEDKKDTTPELTQENLKNEN
- the glyS gene encoding glycine--tRNA ligase subunit beta, which encodes MAYKNLLLEIGTEEIPSRFLPNALDTLVNNVEKEFDAARIKYGRVAAYGTPRRMALVVRDIEEKQDDKVMNYKGPTWDSAFDANGNPTKAALGFAKSKGVEYENLLPKEVDGVRYAFAVISEQGNPVQELLPEILPSVINQLVFPKNMYWSDSTVKFARPIRWIVSLLDSTVIPFNYGGIQSGNVTRGHRFMGARNIEINDAAEFMEKLYDNYVIVDQEKRKQKMISGINALEKEIGGKVELDPELVEENLYLVEFPVPFYGSFDKKFLEIPEEVLTTSMKKHQKYFPVRNESGKLMPYFVGVSNNRATNMGVVREGNERVLRARLEDASFFWTEDQKKSLASRVEELKDILYQEKLGTLYDKMMATQKLAKYICETQGYSDVAKLVDRAAWLSKCDLLTNMVYEFPELQGVMGREYALRNGEPERVAKAIYEQYLPKFAGDVVPSDTVGALLGIAERVYVIVNCHKVGLQPTGSQDPYALRRAARCINEIIWGLNLDIDLLNIMEQAGKDADVSSEIMEQVWTFFEQRLHVQLKEKGFEHDLVSLAISVTGRRPLQVLRFLNVVNKVKSEEWFVDLVTAAVRVRNILSKAEDVSSDVNTPLFQKDVEKALFDEMNEMQPLVEEALQKYDWDELMSLLTRLSPRITVFFDDVMIMDKDLDVRQNRLALLSRCNGIFREVGDLGVLKN
- the recO gene encoding DNA repair protein RecO codes for the protein MNFGGWDIQEGDTIAVDFLTQGLFSSSGIVLRRTISAEGDMSLQLFLKKIGPVWAQAPGSARGRVRFGGATEPLTWGSFNLYKGPKRFYVKSIDIKDDMWKLRLDAQKLSVGLQWNRLIARYTCSGIAEDSLLALLYWTMRSLSDGVDPLLLSWRLLWRWLHIRGEAPDLFSCEQCGKELTSEAFWSETGLLCSRCSNKVGGVVPYNDLKALQVAALISRKSLPAQEFSMEGVFLKAQIERLKFLLEKNN
- a CDS encoding pyruvate, water dikinase regulatory protein — its product is MSSLSLFIVSDSTGETAEHVAHAAMSQFESSFSQVTRFRYVDSEDKVKDILQKAALARPVLVCTLVNKSIRRSMAMRAQKLGVPFVDLLGPILDLLEMRLGEAALESPGLNRRMDEEYFRRVKAVEFAIQCDDGRNPSALPMADLVILGVSRTGKTPLSMYIANRGFKVANVPLIPEVDPPQEVFSVSKDRLVGLIIDPRKLTQIREERLKLLGLDPAASAYANRERVKRELEYAHNIMSQLNCRIYDVTGRAVEENAQEIMDLLRG
- a CDS encoding pyruvate, water dikinase regulatory protein, with amino-acid sequence MLEVKEPLEVFVVSDFTGETVEGVTRAATSQFQPSRVKLHRFRYVNSIEKAQNVLEMAASKNAVLICTLVDKAVRHWVIENGNVMNVDVIDVFGPLLNTLSDILGKDPLEKPGLSHVMDEEYFKRVKAVEFTISCDDGSNTYLLPEAELVILGVSRTCKTPLSMYLAHKGIKTANVPLVPGLAPPEELFKIDSSRIIGLTIDPEYLIDIRVKRLAILGLDPEESDYTRREKVYEELDYANSIMTALGARIFNVTGRALEETSQEILAYIRH
- the ybeY gene encoding rRNA maturation RNase YbeY, with translation MKVHLCLDNIDEGESESSKALRKLEGREEILERVVNHLFPEKYDDQEAEVSISIVSPSEMQEKNREYREIDEPTDVLSFPMWEENGEFLPPQGWDILPLGDILICEEIVRENASQNNVSFIEELYLMVAHGFLHLLGLDHDTEEKKEAMWNLQFRIRENWCSEQRQGVSPIEGGLIL
- a CDS encoding hemolysin family protein; this encodes MDIPLSAMRYGFFLLFLLLLSAFFSSAETAITAAGRGKLLALQERHPFQRRFFQWLVGDTQRALTITLVSNNLVNIAASAVATSLAIILFGHKGVFGAVIIMTVVIVIFGEILPKSIAIIKSESILLVTLPILRFLGLIFAPFIWIMNHFVRMIGLLFGVDLKTQHPFVTREEIEQMVNIGEASGALEAVERKMIHGIISFEETRVYEIMIPRTDMNAIASNATIGESVSIFQEFGHSRVPVYGESLDDIEGILYVKDTIPYLYSGMSEEPVSKLKRDALFVPETMKIVDVFNIMKNRHVHMAIVVDEYGGTAGLVTLEDLLEEIVGEIQDEYDSETAPVLKETGGNYLVQANVSLEDLSEILNYSFESEDAESVGGLILALTGGFPEKGAILQYGKWEIEVLDVEDHRIKLLRFHEVLKDDIQEDDE
- a CDS encoding cytidine deaminase, which translates into the protein MTSKKMTNNINSPWPSLAVTPELLMGAAREVQFFSYSPYSHFAVGAALLLSDDNIITGCNVENSSYSLTLCAERSTIVQMVARGEKSPLALAVVGTKGKPCYPCGACRQVLWEFNPEMILVFENGENKLQIVSLRELFPYPFGREDLQD
- the glyQ gene encoding glycine--tRNA ligase subunit alpha; translation: MNFQEIIFRLERFWAEQGCVIQQPYDIEVGAGTMNPATALRVLGPEPWKVAYVEPSRRPTDGRYGENPNRLQHYYQYQVIVQPAPDNIQEIYLASLGALGIEPEEHDIRFVEDDWESPTVGAWGLGWEVWLDGMEVTQFTYFQQVGGVDMALVPAELTYGIERIAMFVQKVENVYDLAWVNDVTYGDIHHWDEVEFSHYNFEIADTDMLFKLFAMYEAEANHILAKGYILPAYDYVLKCSHTFNLLDARNAISVTERTGYISRIRTLASRCCEEYAAKREEMNYPFMNKFSR
- the era gene encoding GTPase Era produces the protein MEEMDFKFGIVPIVGRPNVGKSSLLNAILTYKVSIVSEKPQTTRNAIHGIYNEPGLQIVFTDTPGIHKPRHKLGEALVTAAIRSLENADLILYVVEAEDSKLSPEDERIVDILKEVTTPILLVINKADRVQESKKRLNKVISIFQEMLPFAEVLGVSAKKGYNIERLVQTIKKRLPEGFPWYDEEVLTDSPERFLAGEIIREKVLRLTHEEVPHSLAVEIEEYKSPDEYPERDVLYIRANLVVERDGQKTIIIGKKGRKIKEIGSYARADLEKMTGHKVFLDLWVKVRPGWRQSESELRRMGYTGR